The Oceanisphaera avium genome includes a region encoding these proteins:
- a CDS encoding sulfurtransferase TusA family protein, with protein MDILDARELRCPLPLLQLKLWLKTATPGQQLRLCITDAGSRQDIPVYLSRMGHSVLIQNDDPHALTLLITKVVKG; from the coding sequence GTGGACATTCTCGATGCTCGTGAACTGCGCTGCCCATTACCATTATTGCAGCTTAAATTATGGTTAAAAACGGCGACACCAGGCCAACAGCTGCGCCTATGTATTACTGATGCGGGATCTCGACAAGATATTCCGGTTTATTTATCGCGCATGGGACATAGCGTATTAATACAAAATGACGACCCCCACGCGCTGACCTTACTCATTACCAAGGTAGTAAAAGGATAA